From the Papaver somniferum cultivar HN1 chromosome 2, ASM357369v1, whole genome shotgun sequence genome, the window ttagctggtaaccttagacggctaagatccgcatcttagatgaaaaagtggtcgttgattgttgcaggctttcgttttggtagccgcatagggaaggccgacatggtatggagcgacaaggtggttggcatgtcattatcacatgtggcatggcatgccttggcgaggtttggcgtggccaaaactagggttttgggccaaaggttactatgcgttgtttggcgaccttggacgactaggatttttatccaagatggaagggtgtccgttgatcgtcgcacgccttcgttttggtagccgcatggggaaggccggcatggtatgtcacggcaaggtggttggcattccattggcacatgtggcatggcatgccttggcacggtttggcgtggccaaaactagggttttgggccaaaggttaccatgcgttatttggcgaccttggacggctaggatttgcatccaggatggaagggtggccgttgatcgtcgcacgccttcattttggtagccgcatggggaaggccggcatggtgtggcgcggaaaagtggttggcatgccattggcacatgtggcatggcatgccttggtgcggtttggcgtggccaaaactaggttttgagccaaaggttaccatgtgttgtttggcgaccttggacggctaggatttgcatccaagatggaagggtggtcgttgatcgtcgcacgccttcgttttggtagccgcatggggaaggccggcatggtatggcgcggaaaggtggttggcatgccactggcgcggtttggcatggccaaaactagggttttgggccaaaggttaccatgcattgtttggcgaccttggacggctaggatttgcatctaggatggaagggtgaccgttgatcgtcgcactccttcgttttggtagccgcatagggaaggccggcaaggtggggccaaggccaatggcgcggatggcttggcataatggggccaagggtttggtacggacggcttggcatggtggggccaaggcaaggtgcggttggctttgcatggtggggccaagggtttggtattccattggcgcatggtgcgtctagcatggttggggccaaggcaaggcgcggttggcttggaatgggtgggccaagggtttggcatgccattggcgcatggtgcggctagcatggtttggtccaaggcaaggtgcggttggcttggcatggtggggccaaaggtttggcatgccattggcacatggtgcggctagcatggttggggccaaggaaaggtgcggttgtcttggcatggtgggggcaAGGGTTTGggatgccattggcgcatggtgcgtctagcatggttggcatgccttggcgcgaagatgtggctggcatggtttgccattggcacagtggtgcggctggcatggttggtatgtcttgtcgcggagatgtggctggcatggtttgccattggcacagtggtgcggcttgcatggttggcatgccttggcgcggagatgtggctggcatggttggaatgccttggcgcgatatcatgagaattagggtttggtatgtacgaagatgatgttggtctatactaagggttctgccgtggaacatgacacatgtataaaaaaaaggtaccctagtaattcttacataggtatgttgaatgattcaataaatgcgctagtggttgtagtgacgtcatgtcagatgtaaggttacgattttaaccctaagctaaaaaccaccatcaacacctacatCTTCGGAAACGTTAGCCGAACTGCATTACCAAATTTGTTTGACCGAGCCAAagtctaattaaaaaaaaatcatttttaggaaagttttggCCAAATCAAGCAACATTAACGAACACTTTAGATGATAAAGGTTATGATTCGGAGGAGCTATCATCACTCGAATCACTCAACTCATATTCACCCAtcttaaaattttcttttttccatcttcttccaCTTTACTATCTCAATAATTCTTCTATTTATAAAAAAGCCAACCTCACACTTTAACTTAACTTAATCATTCAACTAATCAGTACATTAACTAATAATTACACTAGCTAATCACTATTGTACAAAATTAATCATGATGAGTAATTTCAGTATTAacataaatatttagataagggatgGCTTAGATTTACCTCGAAATGTCTTACCTAAAATAAAACCagggtcccaaaaaaaaaaatcatgatccccaaaaaaaatattttttttttaccataaaagtccttttttaaaaaaaaaaaaaaagataaatttaTAAACTGAAAATAAAATGAGTTAATCGTCAGATTTAGGTTCGTTCCAGGCTAACTCCATCAGAGTTGtcacttagcaaaaaaaaaccaTCAGAGTTGTCCTTCCAATTGAGTCCATTTGATTAACTTCATTTGGCAGTGAACCCCTACCCAGCTTGAGCAAGATTTTTGTACCCCTTTTTACAAACCTAGCATCTCCCCCTATGAAGCACGGATACTTCAAAATTGGTGATGTATCCGTATCGGACGCCTTATAAGTGTCAGATACTTGGGGATAATTAGGGACGCCTTCAAAATTTGTTCATAGTAATCTTCGTCCTTTCATGAAAAAGTAAAATTATACGAAAGGAAAAAGTAGAATGTGAGATATCAGTGGATATGCATTTGATCCACTACACGGTGTGGGAGAATTTGAAGGAAAATGTTTCACTTGACGAGCCAGAACTAGAAGCGGTGCTCTTTAATGAAGACAATATTGATGAGTGATGGGTGAGCCTGATGTTAGATAGGTTTTAtctaaatttttttaatatttcggAAAGTATTTATGATATTTTTTATATTATGTGATTACTTTATGCTAAAATAAACTATCATTAAATTAAATATTTGTAAGAGataccaattggtcctacaaataatatattagagaaagtctagtccaattgacctagtcaattatatgtttggtcctatttggtaatataaattatattttggtcctaaaaattatagtttgatcctagggtgatgtcatggatgatgtaaatgtcatcttgtagtggcagaaatacccttatattattgtttagtcctagaaaataattgtttggtcctaaggtgaccatatatatataaaaaattaatagaaaatatttcattctcagatttactttctctcttctctctatttcagatctagtttctcttttctctacattttttttctttttcgttttttctgctactgtaaagaagatgaagaaaaataaacTGTTATTGTTGATTAAGTGATGAAGACGACgttttgatgttgatgttgttgcGATTAGAGATGATGATGAACGACGAAGCTTTTGATAGTTGGTGATGAtaatgaagacgatgaagatgaagacgaaccCATCTTCTGCTATTGTTGTTGCTGTCAAAGATAgatctgctgttgttgaagatttaattaggtttttgtttttcttgatgtttgctgcgattggtgatgaagatgaagacgaattcaagatagatctgctgttgttgaagatttaattaggtttcTTGGTTTCTTGATGTTGCTGCGattggagatgatgatgaagatgaactcgtcaaaccctagaaatctgatgctactgttgaagatgaagatttatgcgctttgttgttgttgttgctgctgcttaagatgaacttcattcctggaatgaacttcatttttggaatgaacttcattactgaatgaacttcatttttggaatgaactctgtttttatataaatgaactctatttttatatggagttcattcctgaaatgaactctgttttttttaggtttttatatggagttcattcctgaaatgaactctgtttttttttaggtttttatatggagttcatttctagaatgaactctgtttttttagctttttatatagagctcctggaatgaactctgttttttttaggtttttatatggagttcatttctggaatgaactctggttttttagctttttatatagagttcatttctggaatgaactctggtttacatgttttctgaaaaaataagtagatatTAAcatgagttcattttgacgaatgaactgctataaaaaaataagtaaaaactAACACGGAAGGATATTTTTGTCTGTTttgtatttttaaataattatggaccaaacactAAAGGCATTTttccaaaggactaaacagacatgaacccacctaaaaaaggaccaaacgacaTTTTTCCCTAAATATTTTCAATAAACAAACGTGTCACCACATATTGCGTAtctttatattttttgaaatCAGAGGAGAGATTATACTTTATCCCTAAGGgcgcacaggaaccgagccggaccgtcccggaaccggtggaatcgtacctgtttttgtcccgaaccgaggaagggggtacaggtaccggtccaaaaaataggaaccgaggctagggaggtacaggtactcggccctaCCCATATCCCGTGCCGAACTGTACCGAGTGTACCGATCATTTGTGATCGTTAGATTTCTATCTAATCTAACGGTGGTAGATATCTAGTATATATAGGAATGAAGTTAGGGTTAGAAACAGACgtgattcattttctttttccttcttcttctttcacttCTCTCTCGGTTCTTTCACAACCTGTTTCTCTCTCAATTTTCTTCCACAACGTCACTCTTATAGATCGAACCTCACAGATCGAACCTCTCACTTACAAATCGAAGATTAATCATAACCCGTCTCAAAATCAAAGTTCATATATCAGcagaaatcaaaaggaaacccTTTTTGTAACCCTGTATCTAGTTTAATTAACGGGAAGAAGAAGATATCGAACTAGAGATTGAACTCATTTTTAACTTTAATTTAGTTTTTAGTTGAGAttattgttatttgattagattatATTTGCTTGGTATTGGTTAATTCGATCTGAATATGTCGATTCATCATCAGCGACATCAGCTACCATATTGCTGCTATTTCTGGTGGTGGTGAAGACTCCAAGAAGAAAATTTCCTCAGGTATAAACCTTATTGTTATTACATGTTCTTTTCCATTTTTGCTTgattttctcattttttcttgATTATGCAGTTTTTGTTTTCGATTATTGTATTTGAAGGAGTTTTAAAGCATGGGTTTTTTTCGAAATTGAAACATCAGTTTTGGTGATTTCTACTCACAAACCCGAGTCTGTTGATTCCTTGGTATGTCTCGAAATCAGAGAACATGCTTAGAATACATGTTTAATTTCGGATTCATGTAGTCAATTGAATCTTCAAATGTATGTAGTCATTTGAATCTTAGAATACACTTAAAGAGCACTATCTATTTACTTATGTTTGGCAGTATTAGACATAgactaatagttactaactgttattacttgtttttgtagcgttacttggtcctatcaacaacaATGCCACCACAAGTGATGCTGCCATGGAATGGAATAGAAGATCAAGACTCAAGACTTTGTATTTGTCATTGCCAGTTTGCCACCACTGTCCAATCATTCTGTCATTGCTACTGCTATTTGATAATGCCACCACCAGTGCATTGTGGTTCAGAATTAAGACTATTGTGTGTGTTTGTGTGCTACTGCTACTTTTTCCTTTTtcagattttcaagactttggtTGTTTGGAGGTTTGCTAGTATTATTGTTACGTGTTAGTTGTTAATTTATTCTTTGATTGAGATATtggttaatatattgaaaaacaggtactcaatttgtctggaaaaATGACAGGAAAATCTGTCTTTGAATTCTGACAGAAAGTACCGATTGGTACCGGAACCGTACTTGGTACTGtacgtgtaccgaatggtaccggaaccgaggtacaaggtacaggtaccggtccaaaattttggaaccgagcctagggaggtacaggtactcggcctggacaggaaccgagccgaaccgtaccgtgtgcacccttatttATCCCCCCTAGCTTGGCATGTAGTTCTCATAGTTACCAACCTTCATCAtcaattataaaaacaaaaacgATAATTTGATAGGGTTATACATTTTTAATACTCCGTCACCATAATTTTTCTCGGGACACACCTcttgacatttttttttcttcacattaaataaaaatttgtatgaACTGTTCGATTTGCTGCCGAAGCTATAAATGTAAGCAAATGTATGGACTTCACTAGTCAAAGGCAGATTAAAAATCCATAATAACATATAATGCAGATTTAACTAGCTTAATTaggatttttaagtttcaaaatcCTAACATTAGTCGGTCTTGCCATCCCTTGTAATTTTCACATATCTTTAAATAAAGTTTATCCAAAAAAATTATTAAGCTAAATCTTGAAAGTTTGTAGTATAAAACTGGTTATCCAAATTTACAACCACAAGAAATTAGATCCTTTTTTTGGACATATGATCCAAGATTTAACTAATGCATTTGAAAATAACATATCTAAtgtactaaaataaaaataaagagtaaAGGTGGTGGTGACTCATTATCTGCATGGATGTCTACAAAACTTCTATTCTTTAGATCCTTATCCTCCTCCTCTCTGTCTATGGAAAATTAAAGTTTAGGAATATTTCAAACCATGAGataagttttttattttctttataagCAGATAAGTATTCAgataaattcaaaaataaaataaataaataaatattgatTCTCTTTTCTTGTGGATGCTATATATATACAGAACAAGGCCACATTCCATTCTCATAATTTGTGTATCAACTCAAGTCTCGTTTCTGAGCTTAAGATAACCCTGTTGTTGCCATCGCATAATTATTCTTGTTCTTATTGTGTTCTCAAGTTGGATCAtcgcaaaagaaaagaaatgggtgAAGGAAAACTGAAAACATTCCGCGATCCGATCTCCACCATAACCGGTCCGTATTATTCATCTCTTGCTGCTTCAAGAAATCGATGGGCAGACATGGAagcagatgatgatgatgcaAGTGATTTAATGTCAAGTACCTCTTCCTCAACGTTTGATGATGAGTCGAGTAATACATCTAATGCATCatcaagttgtgaagaattggtAGATGAtgcgtcttcttcttcttcttcgagtaGTACTAATGGGCCATTGTTTGAACTGTCTGATCTAATGGCTACTCTTCCTATCAAGAGAGGACTATCTAAACATTTTCAAGGGAAATCACAGTCGTTTACTTCATTGTCTGATGTGAGTTGTGTAGAAGATCTTGTCAAGAAAGAAAATGGTTATGgtagaaagaagatgatgatcaaGACTTGTAAGAGTTATGGAGGTGGGTTGGATATACAAAAGAAGGTCATATCAAAAAAGTCTTATTCAGCTCCTAGATTCAAGTCTGTTATAGGTAGTCCAAGAAGACCTCCTCTAATTCCTGCAAAAAGGAGTACTGTTTTTGCTATTAGCCATCTTGATTGATTTCATGGTTCATTAATTTTTTGTAAGCAAAAATTATTAGATGAGTTTTAACAATATCTGTTTATGGGAGAATTCCATTTATATGAAGttgtttcaatttttttgaaattgtcttttcattttattttttttatttttttttatggtttgggATTTCAGTTTTATTGCATGATTCAAGCATGTTCTTCTATTGTGTTTCATCATCATGAGTAAAGGTGGTCATGGAATTAAAGATGGTTGGGACATCCCATACTAGGATAAGTCTTGGAGATAAGAACAAACCACAAGTGATGGTCTCAAAGTGTTGGGACATTTTCTTGGACAAAGCACAAAGGTTTTTTGGTAACAAATTCTAACACCCTTTAGAACTCTggccaacaataaaataaaaatggaattTCCAAATAGTTATATTCAGGATTGCTATGTGCGTCACCGGATCCCGGAAAAGATTTGCAGAAGATAACCGGTAAATCTATCCACATGGAGAGCTTTTGACACAATGAATACTTTCTTGTTTTTCCTTTGAAATTTCCAGTATTTTGTATGATGAAATTCTATGTTGAATTTTGCTGAAAGTGGTTTCAACTCTTTTTATCTGTACACTAGTGAGTTAACCTGTCGGGAAATAGATCCGCTCATAAAAGAACACGAAGAAATAAACATCGAACTTGTTTCAGATAAAGCAATGTTACATATATTTGCTAAAGCTAATCCTAGATATGAAAAGAAAAACCAGGTTGCAAAACCATTGCAGGAACTAGTTCATTCACAACAACAATCTCCGTATAATAGATTAAAAAATATAATTACCATTTGGTAAGCAGAAATGGGCATTTGAATGGACATGATTCTAGAAAAAAGTAATTCTAATCACCGTCCTGCCTTTATTAGTACAAGGAGACTGTATGAATGGGTATCAATAATAACCAAAACTTCATTTCTCATTATGATGAAGCAGTTGCCAACAACCAGCAGTTAAGGAGCTGCATCGGCATTGCTCAGTGAAAAAATAAGGCAGATTTCTGCTCTTTTTTTGTTCATTCGAATGAATCACAATATTGaggtataattaaaaaaaattggcagTAAGGGTGTGACGAAAATCATTCTACTTTTCTTCATTATCTGATAATCAGAATGCGTACCGGTAAATGGCATCAGCTACACCGTCCTCATCATTACTGAGGCCAATAACATTTGCAACAGCCTTTGTCTTCTCTGCTCCGTTACTAAGAGCTACACCTAGAGAAGCCAGCTCAAGCATCTCAATGTCGTT encodes:
- the LOC113353575 gene encoding cell wall integrity and stress response component 1-like, translated to MGEGKLKTFRDPISTITGPYYSSLAASRNRWADMEADDDDASDLMSSTSSSTFDDESSNTSNASSSCEELVDDASSSSSSSSTNGPLFELSDLMATLPIKRGLSKHFQGKSQSFTSLSDVSCVEDLVKKENGYGRKKMMIKTCKSYGGGLDIQKKVISKKSYSAPRFKSVIGSPRRPPLIPAKRSTVFAISHLD